A genomic segment from Triticum dicoccoides isolate Atlit2015 ecotype Zavitan chromosome 1A, WEW_v2.0, whole genome shotgun sequence encodes:
- the LOC119358889 gene encoding uncharacterized protein LOC119358889 isoform X3 — MANEKRGHGFAEEGTSKKKLATSPSPSSMAGGQASLSSSDLMLSCEGFQKHGYEFPTTHVSHRLLYTTGAESCLSDNGNATAAKDSLSNNLDLKNDDSLGNIPCYDDFLPLEDDSGDTLTHDDGIGIIQRVSPMEYIKRLLLKRSALSISSAELGVNTKLSMIPESSRDFRHSGDLCWHEYYHMSEVSQTVLPPKRYTRCEPLTAVRCFHEPQAMLQVFSIKLKAYLQAIGSSVDVYGFVAVRDGEDYHRNYLFNRPRTDPVTINTTSDYLPLMSPIRGMSMTFECLIEVDIRIKGDIEDVTLVDGCSDLIESHCLYDTEIECTMDDTNGAAMFDFIIFRRALEATIELNFTKVPTGGMEVKMCGYTAISKSLYDFMGEQRECDRFVTSAGKHPQYFIAAVPFEDTLFVDFMEGKLSIPFKAAVHGSQEREYHFSNGAVVSVTVSWSSTYY; from the exons ATGGCGAACGAG AAACGTGGCCATGGGTTTGCTGAGGAGGGCACAAGCAAGAAAAAGTTAGCTACTTCACCATCTCCATCTTCTATGGCAGGCGGACAG GCTTCATTGTCGAGTTCTGATCTCATGCTGAGTTGCGAAGGATTTCAAAAGCATGGCTATGAGTTCCCAACGACACATGTCAGCCATCGGTTGCTTTACACCACTGGTGCTGAAAGTTGCCTCAGTGATAATGGCAACGCCACTGCTGCTAAGGACAGCCTTAGCAACAATCTCGACCTAAAAAATGATGACAGTCTTGGAAACAtcccttgttacgatgattttctcccTCTTGAGGATGATTCCGGTGATACGCTTACACATGATGATG GGATAGGAATTATCCAAAGGGTTAGTCCTATGGAATATATCAAAAGGCTACTATTGAAGAGATCTGCGTTGAGTATCTCTTCTGCTGAGTTAGGTGTCAATACGAAGTTAAGTATGATTCCAGAATCTTCAAGAGATTTTAGGCATAGTGGTGATCTTTGTTGGCACGAGTATTATCACATGAGTGAAGTATCTCAGA CTGttttgccaccaaagcgatatactCGGTGCGAACCATTGACTGCGGTGCGGTGCTTTCACGAGCCACAGGCTATGCTCCAGGTTTTTTCTATCAAGCTGAAGGCATATCTCCAAGCTATAGGCAGTTCAGTCGATGTATATGGTTTTGTTGCAGTCCGGGATGGTGAGGATTATCACCGAAATTATCTTTTCAATCGACCCCGAACTGACCCAGTGACCATCAACACG ACCAGCGACTACCTGCCTTTGATGAGTCCGATAAGAGGCATGTCCATGACATTTGAATGCTTGATCGAAGTTGATATCAGAATAAAGGGAGATATAGAAGATGTCACTCTAGTCGATGGGTGTTCCGATCTTATTGAGAGTCATTGTCTATATGACACAGAAATTGAGTGCACAATGGATGATACAAATGGTGCGGCCATGTTTGATTTTATCATCTTTCGTAGAGCGCTCGAGGCGACGATAGAGTTGAATTTCACGAAGGTGCCTACAGGAGGCATGGAGGTGAAGATGTGTGGGTACACGGCGATCTCGAAGAGCCTTTATGACTTCATGGGCGAGCAGCGTGAGTGTGATCGGTTCGTTACCTCTGCTGGGAAACATCCACAGTACTTCATAGCAGCTGTGCCGTTTGAAGATACACTGTTTGTTGACTTCATGGAGGGAAAGCTGTCGATTCCTTTCAAGGCAGCAGTTCATGGCAGCCAAGAGAGAGAATACCATTTCAGCAACGGTGCCGTGGTGTCGGTGACGGTTTCTTGGTCGTCGACCTATTACTGA
- the LOC119358889 gene encoding uncharacterized protein LOC119358889 isoform X2, which produces MANESCERFQKRGHGFAEEGTSKKKLATSPSPSSMAGGQASLSSSDLMLSCEGFQKHGYEFPTTHVSHRLLYTTGAESCLSDNGNATAAKDSLSNNLDLKNDDSLGNIPCYDDFLPLEDDSGDTLTHDDGIGIIQRVSPMEYIKRLLLKRSALSISSAELGVNTKLSMIPESSRDFRHSGDLCWHEYYHMSEVSQTVLPPKRYTRCEPLTAVRCFHEPQAMLQVFSIKLKAYLQAIGSSVDVYGFVAVRDGEDYHRNYLFNRPRTDPVTINTTSDYLPLMSPIRGMSMTFECLIEVDIRIKGDIEDVTLVDGCSDLIESHCLYDTEIECTMDDTNGAAMFDFIIFRRALEATIELNFTKVPTGGMEVKMCGYTAISKSLYDFMGEQRECDRFVTSAGKHPQYFIAAVPFEDTLFVDFMEGKLSIPFKAAVHGSQEREYHFSNGAVVSVTVSWSSTYY; this is translated from the exons ATGGCGAACGAG AGTTGTGAGCGGTTTCAGAAACGTGGCCATGGGTTTGCTGAGGAGGGCACAAGCAAGAAAAAGTTAGCTACTTCACCATCTCCATCTTCTATGGCAGGCGGACAG GCTTCATTGTCGAGTTCTGATCTCATGCTGAGTTGCGAAGGATTTCAAAAGCATGGCTATGAGTTCCCAACGACACATGTCAGCCATCGGTTGCTTTACACCACTGGTGCTGAAAGTTGCCTCAGTGATAATGGCAACGCCACTGCTGCTAAGGACAGCCTTAGCAACAATCTCGACCTAAAAAATGATGACAGTCTTGGAAACAtcccttgttacgatgattttctcccTCTTGAGGATGATTCCGGTGATACGCTTACACATGATGATG GGATAGGAATTATCCAAAGGGTTAGTCCTATGGAATATATCAAAAGGCTACTATTGAAGAGATCTGCGTTGAGTATCTCTTCTGCTGAGTTAGGTGTCAATACGAAGTTAAGTATGATTCCAGAATCTTCAAGAGATTTTAGGCATAGTGGTGATCTTTGTTGGCACGAGTATTATCACATGAGTGAAGTATCTCAGA CTGttttgccaccaaagcgatatactCGGTGCGAACCATTGACTGCGGTGCGGTGCTTTCACGAGCCACAGGCTATGCTCCAGGTTTTTTCTATCAAGCTGAAGGCATATCTCCAAGCTATAGGCAGTTCAGTCGATGTATATGGTTTTGTTGCAGTCCGGGATGGTGAGGATTATCACCGAAATTATCTTTTCAATCGACCCCGAACTGACCCAGTGACCATCAACACG ACCAGCGACTACCTGCCTTTGATGAGTCCGATAAGAGGCATGTCCATGACATTTGAATGCTTGATCGAAGTTGATATCAGAATAAAGGGAGATATAGAAGATGTCACTCTAGTCGATGGGTGTTCCGATCTTATTGAGAGTCATTGTCTATATGACACAGAAATTGAGTGCACAATGGATGATACAAATGGTGCGGCCATGTTTGATTTTATCATCTTTCGTAGAGCGCTCGAGGCGACGATAGAGTTGAATTTCACGAAGGTGCCTACAGGAGGCATGGAGGTGAAGATGTGTGGGTACACGGCGATCTCGAAGAGCCTTTATGACTTCATGGGCGAGCAGCGTGAGTGTGATCGGTTCGTTACCTCTGCTGGGAAACATCCACAGTACTTCATAGCAGCTGTGCCGTTTGAAGATACACTGTTTGTTGACTTCATGGAGGGAAAGCTGTCGATTCCTTTCAAGGCAGCAGTTCATGGCAGCCAAGAGAGAGAATACCATTTCAGCAACGGTGCCGTGGTGTCGGTGACGGTTTCTTGGTCGTCGACCTATTACTGA
- the LOC119358889 gene encoding uncharacterized protein LOC119358889 isoform X1, whose product MANEVCMRSPFDLIQSCERFQKRGHGFAEEGTSKKKLATSPSPSSMAGGQASLSSSDLMLSCEGFQKHGYEFPTTHVSHRLLYTTGAESCLSDNGNATAAKDSLSNNLDLKNDDSLGNIPCYDDFLPLEDDSGDTLTHDDGIGIIQRVSPMEYIKRLLLKRSALSISSAELGVNTKLSMIPESSRDFRHSGDLCWHEYYHMSEVSQTVLPPKRYTRCEPLTAVRCFHEPQAMLQVFSIKLKAYLQAIGSSVDVYGFVAVRDGEDYHRNYLFNRPRTDPVTINTTSDYLPLMSPIRGMSMTFECLIEVDIRIKGDIEDVTLVDGCSDLIESHCLYDTEIECTMDDTNGAAMFDFIIFRRALEATIELNFTKVPTGGMEVKMCGYTAISKSLYDFMGEQRECDRFVTSAGKHPQYFIAAVPFEDTLFVDFMEGKLSIPFKAAVHGSQEREYHFSNGAVVSVTVSWSSTYY is encoded by the exons ATGGCGAACGAG GTGTGCATGCGTTCACCTTTTGATCTCATCCAGAGTTGTGAGCGGTTTCAGAAACGTGGCCATGGGTTTGCTGAGGAGGGCACAAGCAAGAAAAAGTTAGCTACTTCACCATCTCCATCTTCTATGGCAGGCGGACAG GCTTCATTGTCGAGTTCTGATCTCATGCTGAGTTGCGAAGGATTTCAAAAGCATGGCTATGAGTTCCCAACGACACATGTCAGCCATCGGTTGCTTTACACCACTGGTGCTGAAAGTTGCCTCAGTGATAATGGCAACGCCACTGCTGCTAAGGACAGCCTTAGCAACAATCTCGACCTAAAAAATGATGACAGTCTTGGAAACAtcccttgttacgatgattttctcccTCTTGAGGATGATTCCGGTGATACGCTTACACATGATGATG GGATAGGAATTATCCAAAGGGTTAGTCCTATGGAATATATCAAAAGGCTACTATTGAAGAGATCTGCGTTGAGTATCTCTTCTGCTGAGTTAGGTGTCAATACGAAGTTAAGTATGATTCCAGAATCTTCAAGAGATTTTAGGCATAGTGGTGATCTTTGTTGGCACGAGTATTATCACATGAGTGAAGTATCTCAGA CTGttttgccaccaaagcgatatactCGGTGCGAACCATTGACTGCGGTGCGGTGCTTTCACGAGCCACAGGCTATGCTCCAGGTTTTTTCTATCAAGCTGAAGGCATATCTCCAAGCTATAGGCAGTTCAGTCGATGTATATGGTTTTGTTGCAGTCCGGGATGGTGAGGATTATCACCGAAATTATCTTTTCAATCGACCCCGAACTGACCCAGTGACCATCAACACG ACCAGCGACTACCTGCCTTTGATGAGTCCGATAAGAGGCATGTCCATGACATTTGAATGCTTGATCGAAGTTGATATCAGAATAAAGGGAGATATAGAAGATGTCACTCTAGTCGATGGGTGTTCCGATCTTATTGAGAGTCATTGTCTATATGACACAGAAATTGAGTGCACAATGGATGATACAAATGGTGCGGCCATGTTTGATTTTATCATCTTTCGTAGAGCGCTCGAGGCGACGATAGAGTTGAATTTCACGAAGGTGCCTACAGGAGGCATGGAGGTGAAGATGTGTGGGTACACGGCGATCTCGAAGAGCCTTTATGACTTCATGGGCGAGCAGCGTGAGTGTGATCGGTTCGTTACCTCTGCTGGGAAACATCCACAGTACTTCATAGCAGCTGTGCCGTTTGAAGATACACTGTTTGTTGACTTCATGGAGGGAAAGCTGTCGATTCCTTTCAAGGCAGCAGTTCATGGCAGCCAAGAGAGAGAATACCATTTCAGCAACGGTGCCGTGGTGTCGGTGACGGTTTCTTGGTCGTCGACCTATTACTGA